In the genome of Brienomyrus brachyistius isolate T26 chromosome 17, BBRACH_0.4, whole genome shotgun sequence, one region contains:
- the LOC125712011 gene encoding T-box transcription factor TBX1-like → MDTQKTSEDIQQLLLPIYGGRAATPSWTANVIRQRDPEMEQWEESPYGSGPEGQAGRWTLPLSSTAMECLPTAHMDEAGNKCVKVPQVAGVKVQLEMSALWRQFDQLGMEMIITKAGRRMFPTFQVQISGMDPAAEYVLLMDFIPVDNKRYRYAFHSSSWLVAGQADPVMPGRVHFHPDSPAKGAQWMKQTVSFDQLKLTNNLLDDNGHIMLNSMHRYQPRFHVVFVDPHHNYQQHPHRNFLTFSFSETRFTAVTAYQNHRITQLKIASNPFAKGFRSNDTAEW, encoded by the exons ATGGATACCCAAAAAACATCTGAGGACATACAGCAACTTCTTTTACCTATTTATGGTGGCCGGGCGGCAACACCCAGCTGGACAGCAAACGTCATTCGGCAGAGAGACCCAGAGATGGAACAGTGGGAAGAATCACCCTACGGATCTGGACCTGaaggacaggcaggcagatggaCGTTGCCTTTGAGTTCTACAGCCATGGAGTGTCTACCCACAGCTCACATGGATG AGGCCGGTAATAAGTGTGTCAAAGTCCCCCAAGTTGCCGGGGTCAAAGTTCAACTGGAGATGAGTGCACTGTGGAGGCAGTTTGACCAGCTGGGTATGGAAATGATCATCACTAAGGCAGGAAG GCGGATGTTTCCCACATTTCAAGTCCAGATTTCTGGAATGGACCCAGCAGCAGAGTACGTTCTCCTGATGGACTTCATCCCTGTAGATAACAAGAGATACAG GTATGCATTTCACAGCTCGTCCTGGCTGGTGGCAGGACAGGCAGACCCTGTGATGCCGGGCAGAGTGCACTTTCACCCTGACTCCCCTGCCAAGGGCGCCCAGTGGATGAAGCAGACCGTGTCCTTCGACCAGCTGAAGCTCACCAACAACCTGCTGGATGACAACGGACAC ATAATGTTAAACTCCATGCACCGGTACCAGCCCCGGTTTCACGTGGTGTTTGTGGACCCACATCACAACTACCAGCAACATCCCCACCGGAACTTCCTGACCTTCTCCTTCAGTGAGACTCGCTTCACTGCTGTCACCGCCTACCAGAATCACAGG ATCACCCAGTTAAAGATAGCCAGCAACCCATTCGCCAAAGGATTTCGGTCCAATGACACAGCTGAATGGTAA
- the bace1 gene encoding beta-secretase 1: MEAPWLLWMMLWTLFGNASPDAGRDVPEPLAIRVPLRQGLPSEAQPVAKQRAPGASRRRRGAEGISFVDMIDNLRGKSGQGYYVEMAVGIPPQKLNILVDTGSSNFAVGAAAHPFLRRYYHRSLSSSYRDLGHSVYVPYTQGRWEGELGTDVVSVPHGPNVSLRANIAAITQSDHFFINGSNWEGILGLAYAEIARPDETLEPFFDSLVRQTTVPNLFSLQLCGTGYSQNYSLDSATVGGSMIIGGVDPSLYVGDLWYTPIRREWYYEVVIVRIEVNGQDLNMDCKEYNYDKSIVDSGTTNLRLPRKVFQAAVKAIEAASSTEQFPSGFWLGEQLVCWQMGTTPWHIFPVISLYLMSENRNQSFRISILPQQYLRPVEDVASAQEDCYKFAVSQSSTGTVMGAVIMEGFYVVFDRQRKRIGFAVSTCHVHDEFRTASVEGPFHSMDLEDCGYNIPQTDESTLMTIAYIMAGICALFMLPLCLMVCQWRFTRCLRLGGGDFADDISLLK; encoded by the exons ATGGAGGCACCCTGGCTTCTCTGGATGATGCTTTGGACACTGTTCGGTAATGCGAGCCCCGACGCCGGGCGCGACGTGCCGGAGCCGTTGGCCATCCGCGTCCCTCTGCGACAGGGCCTCCCGTCTGAAGCGCAGCCCGTGGCCAAGCAGCGGGCCCCGGGGGCGAGCAGGCGGCGCAGGGGCGCCGAGGGCATCAGCTTCGTGGACATGATCGACAACCTCCGGGGCAAATCTGGACAAGGTTACTACGTGGAGATGGCAGTGGGGATTCCGCCGCAAAAG CTGAACATCCTGGTGGACACTGGCAGCAGTAATTTTGCTGTTGGAGCAGCAGCTCATCCTTTCCTCCGCAGATACTACCACCGCTCTCT ATCAAGTTCGTATAGGGACCTTGGCCACAGTGTGTATGTGCCATACACGCAGGGCCGCTGGGAAGGGGAGCTGGGCACCGACGTGGTGTCTGTGCCCCACGGACCCAACGTTTCCCTGCGAGCTAACATCGCTGCCATTACACAGTCCGACCACTTCTTCATCAACGGCTCCAACTGGGAGGGCATCCTTGGGCTGGCCTACGCTGAGATTGCACGA CCCGACGAGACGCTGGAGCCCTTCTTCGACTCGCTGGTGCGGCAGACCACGGTTCCAAACCTCTTCTCCCTTCAGCTGTGTGGCACCGGGTACAGCCAGAATTACAGCCTGGACAGCGCTACtgtggggggcagcatg ATCATTGGGGGGGTAGACCCCTCCCTGTATGTGGGCGATCTGTGGTACACTCCGATACGCCGCGAGTGGTATTATGAGGTCGTCATCGTGCGCATCGAGGTGAATGGGCAGGATCTCAACATGGACTGCAAGGAG TACAACTATGACAAGAGCATCGTGGACAGTGGCACCACCAACCTCCGCCTCCCCCGCAAGGTTTTCCAGGCCGCCGTCAAGGCCATCGAGGCCGCCTCCTCG ACCGAACAGTTCCCATCAGGCTTCTGGCTGGGAgagcagctggtgtgctggCAGATGGGCACCACGCCTTGGCACATCTTCCCGGTCATCTCCCTCTACCTGATGAGCGAGAACCGCAACCAGTCCTTCCGCATCTCCATCCTGCCCCAG CAATACCTCCGGCCCGTCGAGGACGTGGCATCGGCACAGGAAGATTGTTACAAGTTTGCAGTGTCCCAGTCAAGCACGGGGACCGTCATGGGCGCCGTGATCATGGAGGGCTTCTACGTGGTGTTCGACCGGCAGAGGAAGCGCATCGGGTTCGCCGTCAGCACCTGCCATG TTCACGATGAATTCCGGACGGCTTCGGTGGAAGGCCCTTTCCACAGCATGGACCTGGAGGACTGCGGCTACAACATACCTCAGACAGACGAGTCTACCCTGATGACCATCGCCTACATCATGGCGGGCATATGTGCTCTCTTCATGCTGCCTCTGTGCCTCATGGTCTGCCAATGGCGCTTCACCCGCTGCCTCCGTCTGGGTGGGGGCGATTTCGCCGACGACATCTCTCTCCTTAAATGA